Part of the Bacillus cereus group sp. RP43 genome is shown below.
AAAACCCAATCTCTCCTCATTAAGCTGACTCACTCTTTTGTCCAATTAAACGATGCAATACAAGTAACTGATATGTATTACACAATAGAAGTGGTATCACCATTAAATACAACCAATCTGTATCATTAATCCGGAGCGCTGGTACCCATTCAAGAATTGTTACAACAACCATAAAGAACAGAGCGGGAACAAATGCTTTTTTATTTGTTTCTTTACTCTTTATGTAAGCGACAATTGCCCCAAACACAAATAACAGCCCAGCAACAAGTATGTTATTCCCTAATGAAACTTCTCCATTTGCAATAAGTACTGACCTTAAATAAACGAAATCAAATAATACGAACGCAATAAAGAACAGTTGCACTGCATTCCATAAAGAAGATGACCGGAACATCCCTAATCCAAAACGATGGATCGTTAAATACGCAAAGAACCCCATTTGACTTATAACACTAAAAATAAATCCTACGCCCATCAACCAGAAAGAAACTGCTAGAATTTCCTTTCCGTCGAAATTTTGAAAAAATTTAG
Proteins encoded:
- the kbaA gene encoding KinB signaling pathway activation protein KbaA, which encodes MNSRKWVRLFFTTLFLGGISTVFIGFVLEWDKYAKFFQNFDGKEILAVSFWLMGVGFIFSVISQMGFFAYLTIHRFGLGMFRSSSLWNAVQLFFIAFVLFDFVYLRSVLIANGEVSLGNNILVAGLLFVFGAIVAYIKSKETNKKAFVPALFFMVVVTILEWVPALRINDTDWLYLMVIPLLLCNTYQLLVLHRLIGQKSESA